The Sylvia atricapilla isolate bSylAtr1 chromosome 30, bSylAtr1.pri, whole genome shotgun sequence region TGTAACCTCTTTACTTCACTTTTTGCCTTTAGTTGTGCATCACAACTGCTCAAGTGTTTTGTGTTGggattttcctcctgctgtaACCAAGggtggctgagcagcagctacTGGTAAATGATTAGGATGAAGCTGGAGACACAGAAACAGCTTCAGTCTCTGCATTATTCCAGTTCCTTCACAATAATCACTGCTGCAGTCTTACATCTCTTAACAGTCAAAAGTCCTTTCCCAGTCAATCCCAAGACTGTTCTCCTCACTAGGAGAATGAAATACCTTCATTTACAAagtgaaggggtttttttttctgttcctgtctCTGAGAAAATGCCACATAATTAAAGGAATagttttttattagttttactCATACtttattagttttttttaaaaaaattaatgagttagtttttgttttaaactatttttaatttttatgttttaatggcatggtttttattcttttatttaaaaaatagtttttcttaGGCAAGTGGTGCTGATCAGCagtctgtgtcactgcagaGCATCTGACACTTGGTCTGAATTATTTGTGTGCCTTTCAACCCAAACAGTTCTCTCCCAGCATAAGATAATCAGGCATAACAAAAGCAACTAAAATATCTGCTTctgttcctgcaggaaaatgctgAGAAGTCTGCAAGGACTCATCTGCCGTTCTCTGAAGGTGAGTCCTGTAAGAGCCTGGTGCTGTTTCCAGTATTCCAACTTTCCCATGGCCTGGAGTGACAATTTACAGTACAATTACAGACAATTTACAGTAAAAAGTGAGATTCTTCTTACATTTGTCAGCTAAAACTTTGGTGGCTCCTCTAAGCTGGGGGTGTAAAATCCCATTGTGGACTAAGGAAAGAGCTGATCCACCCTTTCCATCTTTCCCTGGGGAGTGGGAGCCTGAGGGATGCTGAGATCCTGCACCTTCCATTCACGTGTTTCTCAGGAGACAGGGATTATTCCACTTGCTCTGCATGGCTGCAATATGCAGAGGAAGAAGCCACCAGCTTTGCACGaagcctgtgctgctggtgggaagagttttgccaaaaaaaaccaTAGAATtgtggaatatcctgagctggaagggacccacaaggatcatggagtccaactcctggccctgcccagacaccccaacaatcccagcctgtgctgggagctccaaaggctcctggagctctggcagccttgggaatgTACCCactccctggggagcctgggcagtgcctgagcacCCTCTGGGGTGAGAACCTTTTATTTTAGTCATTTTCTGAACCGAAAAGTGGCTCAGTGCTttggccctgccccagctcacagcagccctgtgtTATGCAGACAGCCTCCTTAAACCctaaacagcagcaggagctcacgGTGCAGGTCTGGAATGGCTTCCTGATGGAGAACaattccagctgtgctgtttgctgctgctttttccaggcttttcccCTGGAGCACAGCGAcgtggctgcagctgccttttgcagctctggctgggtAGTGCTCCCCTTCCCGAGCAGCCTGTGGCAGCATTCCTGAGCCCGGGATCTGTGTGACACACACGGGAACAGCCCGGGATCTGTGTGACACACACGGGAACAGCCCGGCATTCCCGATCTGTGGAACATGCAGGAACAGCCCGGCATTCCCGAGCCCGGTGTCTCTGGAACATGCGGGAACAGCTCCACCTCATGGCTCGGGAATCCCGATTCATCTCCGGGCACCACGTGATGATTCGCTGCCATTTCAGGGATCCCAGAGAGGCGActcctgtcctttggcagatGGAAACTTGTCCCGAGCTCCACTCCCGGGGAACACAGCGTCGGGAGAGGCTCtgaggctgggagaggctgaTGGATGTGCTGGGAGCTCTGAATGTTTCTGGCATTCCAAAGAGGAGGGATTGATGCTGAGCTTTTGTTCAGGAGGAGGGACCCGGGGGCACCTTGCTGCCTTAAACTCAGGATATAAAATGCTTCAGCAGAGGTGTCCTGAGCCATCTGTAGGCTTTTAAAATGGGGATTCTCTCCCGGGTGGAGTTTGTAAATGGAAACAGTGATGGATGAAGTGCAGGTCTGTAtctctgcagctcaggacagctgtgagcagggctctgctctctgcctgtgtTGATTTTTTAGCACCTCACAGAGGAGCGATTCCCTCTCTCCAGGTGCTTGGGAGCTGCTTCCACATCCACAGCCCATAAAGGCAGAGTTCCAAAGCACCAGGAGGTTCCAGGGGGGTTTGGAAAAGAGCTGTCCTGCTAAGGCTGCAAGTGACAGTGTAAAAGTGCCATTACAGGGGACAGGTGGAGAGTCATTTACAGATGGGATGTGCTATGttaatgggaaaaaagagaaatttgatGTGTTTGGCTGCAAGACCAGAGGACTGGACTTCAAGACAAAGTCTCCTCACACTTGCATTCTGACTTCCACTCCCTTCAGAGAACTCACAGGGAGCTGCTTGTGTCCCATAGAGattccaggtcctgctgagctcagtttgggctttttaaaaCCTGAGATTGTAAATATTGGTTTGATGAAGTATCATTCAGCTCAAGGCTGTCTCTGGACATCCCAAAAATCTGAACACAGAGCAAGAAGTTCATCCttgcttcattttccttccccagTGCACTGGCCAGGGATAAGGATTTGTGTGATACCCCTGGGAAAGGATGAGCAGGGAGCTTCCCTGCCAGCTGAGCAAAGCTCAGAGCCCTCACACACTcactgggaggaggagggaatgtgggatcacagaatcacggGATGGACACCACATCCagtcccatgggcagggacagcttcctcagaccatccagcctggccttggacacttccagggatccaggaagACACAGCCTCTCTGGGTACCCTGTTCAGGGATGTTCAAGGGAAATTAGAGGGACTCTGATTCCAGGCTCGGAGTGACTTAGGGCTGGCATTTTCTAGGTGATCAGGTGACAAAAAGTCACCTTCTGTAGTTATTCATGTATTAAATTGGCATCTTTGTGCCTTGCTCAAGGCTGTAAATTGTCACCTCCATGGATTTGAAACTAAACAGAGGCAAATAAAACCATCCTAAAGGATGATTTGGATTTTGGAGGAAAAGGGCAACGTAGGAACAAGATGTATTATTGGGTGATCTCCCTATTTGCACTGCAGCAGTTTGTTCCAGAGGGTCCAGACTGGTTTAATTCCTTCCCTAACAGAAGGGCAAATGCCCAAATACTGATTCAGTCATCTGGAATGTGGGCAATGCCACTTTCACTGGAGCCCTTGTGGCTTTGCCGTGGCCCCCTGAGGAGCACTGgggtggcagcagagctgtgtcatGCCGTGGGGAGCTGAAACAGCTGTCCCTGGCTCTGAGCTTTGCATTCTGCTGCTCTCACCCAGACAGACAAAATAGGAAACTGCTGGCTCTGTTCAGCTGCAACTGGCCCTGTCAGTGCTGTGAGGGACTCTCAGCTTCTCCCAGAGCCTGTCTGGAGGATGCACTTTTTAAATCATTGacaaatgtttgtgttttctttcaccaCAACATAATAAAATGCTTGTCCTGCCACTGCTCACTTTCTTGCCTGTTTTGGCTGGGCTTTGCAGGCAGGCTTCAGCAGTCTGTCTGGGGAAAAATGAATTAATCAGCTTAGCTGGCTGTTTTGGTTTCTCAGCCACGTCTGTATCCTAATGCCAGAGTCTGGATGCAGGGACACAGTCGGGGAAATCAGTGCAGGGAGTGTAATTATAAATATCAAAtggtgggcagagctgctgtaaTCCCTCGGTAATTGGGGTGATTATGGATTGCTGGACAGCCTGAATTCTCAGGATGCTGCCACTGCTCAGTGTAGGCAGAAACACGGTGGGCACTTTCCAGCAGTGAGGCCTTAATGGCTGGATGTGGGATCTGAAGGAATTTTGTGGGGTAAAACTCAGGTTGCAGGGCTTGGATCACTGAGCTGGCTTCAGGTGGGACTGGCTCAAGTGGGAAGAGTTTCAGTGCAGGTATCTCAATGTAAAATCTGGTTCTACAGCATGTGGGGTTTTGTGATGAATTTCCATGCTAATGATGAGCTTTCATTCTAATTGCAATCAGAGTTCAGCTCTGGGTTGCACGTGCCTCGGCGGGAGCACGGAGTGTGAGCCACGAGCGCTCCGAACAGACTCCCTGGGTTGTTTTTCACCATCAATCCTTGGCTGCTGAGAGCTTGGTTGTCTCTTTGCCTTGTTCTCCCCTCAGCTGGACCGTGGCTGTGCCCTCCACACGGCAGCCAGGGATGGCCTGAGCTCTGTGTCCAGCCAGCATGTCCCAGCAGAAAAGCCCCGAGCAGTTTTCCACACCAGCGAGAGCGACCCGGTGAGTGAGTGCCACCAccactgtccctgcacaggCCTGGGTGTCCTGGGTGCCACCCAGGGGCCATGCtgggagccagcagtgctgcctgggACTGTGCTGTTCCAGGGAAGGGGGTACACAGACCTAAACCAGGGATCCAGCCCCGAGGGAACCATGGGGTCATGACTGAACAGAGCATCTGCTAAGgatggggctgctctccctgagAGCTCCTGGGAACAAGTATTGATCccttctccagagctgcccagaTGAGAGTGTGTTGCAGAAGCTGGGACGTGGCTTAGCTTGTGATCAGACACCATTAATTTCAACTCAAGGGTTAttcttccctggaaaagccTGCCTGAATTGGCTGGGAAGGAGATAAAAACCACACCCCAGGTGACCTCAGCGCAGCTCTGCAGCATCACAATCGCAGCCTCACGCTCTGTCTCAAGCACAAACTGAAGGGGAATAGCTGAATGGAATAAACCTTTGAGgtgcttttctgctgcctgtgtaATTGGAGTGTCTCAGTGCAGATTCCTCCGGGGTCTCTATGGAAACGGCAGCAGGAGATGATCTGCCGCACGTGACCCGGTGTCTCCATGGATTGCACAGCACAGGCCAGATGGCCACGATTGTCCCCACTGTCCTGTGCCTTGCCTTTTTGTTGCCAGGCAACTGGCTCTGGCATTCTGACTTGTGCCTGAGCTTTGGCTGGctcagccctccctgggctcGCTGGGTCACTCCAGCAGCAAACCCTGgtgctccccagctcctgcaccagACAATCCCAGTTAAATGGCGCTAAGAAAGCCACTAAACACAAAATTTTCCATCAGTTTGTGTACCATTCCAGTAGCAAAGCTCCAAGTGACTGAACATGATAAAGACACTGACCCACATTATGTAGGAAGAGTGAAGGAATTTGCCCAAAGTCGAGCAGCAAGTCAGGGATGAAGCTGAGAATGAAAACGGGCTCTGGAGTCCTGCTCTTCTGTCTGAGTCATGGAAAACCACAGGTGCTGTTGGTCTGTGTGCAGCATGTGCAGGAGAACTCCAGGGAATTCACAGTTTGAAATAAAGTTGGGAAAAACCTCAAGTGTCACTTCACAGCTGTCCTCAGGTGATGCCTCCTTTCAGCAGGGCACCTCTTGAGCAGGCAGGATTTAACCTTTTCCCCCTGCTGCAAAGATTTCCTGAGCAGTGAACCCCAGtttggcagctccagcagctcagccctttGCTGAAGTTACCAGTTTCTTCCTAGAAATCATTCCTTGAATCAGGAGTTCCTTAAAtcctgcagctgtgccaaggTAAACCCCAGAGTCCAGGCCTGGCCTGGGAGAACCTTGCCTAGGGGGTAGTTGCTGAGTGGAAGGAGCAGAAGGTGAGAGCAGAGGTGTATTTTGTGCTGAAAGGCTCCAAATCTggtctggagaagggaagggagactTAACAAGAATCCTGGGGCCAGAAAATTAATGGATATGCAACAGAGTTACCCAGCAGTGGTTCCATCAAGAACTGGGAAAAGCCAAATATTCCTGGCCAAACAGGCAGAGGTCACACCTGCACATAAAAATGCTCacacataaaataaagaaaacaaggaaagggTTTTATTTGTTGTGGTGCATGCCAGTTGTTATATGTAACAAGAATAAAGAGGACgatattttactttaaatccatggaaaaatgcagaaagcagagcagaacaagATCTGAGCTTCAGAGATTAACACAGAACTGCTAAAAGTCACACAGAAAGAGCTGCAGAGTAGCTTCTATTTACTGTCCTAATTAGATAAGACATAAAAATGGACGACTTGAGCAACAGGAAATAAGTAAATGCTTTGCAGGTATTACTggcaggaaaagagaataaTGAAGGGGAAAAGCAGGTATTAAATTCTTAGATCCCAGTGACAAGAGCTTCTTGCTGTCATTATGGTGAGAGCTGCAGGTAAACAccagaaataaatgcagcagTATTCAAGTCCAGTGGAGGAGTATCCCTGATCACTGAGGTCACCACAAGATACTGGAAATTATTGCCCCAGAAAAGAGATTGTGAGTTTTTAGGCTTCCAACCCCAGTAACTAAATGGCACCATGGGAAATActcctgggaggcagcagcccaAGGCAGGAAACATCATTTTCTCACAAAAGTGAACATGACAGCAGCAGGTAACTCAAAAGGGTATGACACCTCTGTTAAAGTTTGAGGGGACTGGTGAAAGGTGAGGTAAATTCACGGAGCACAGGGCCACTGGTGCCCCCAAAACACCACAGTTCATACACGAGCTCAGGGAATCCCTTCATTGTTCAGTGCCAGGTGGGATCTCCTTTCTTTAGCCTCCTCCAGCAGTGTCCTGACCCCACAATTCCTGCTTTATCTTTATTGCCCCCCAGTAAGAGAGTATTGCCTGTGACTGAGCAGAGCAATGCCTCTCTGGCCCACCCTCCCAGGCCGCCTGTGTCCAGGCAAGAGGCATCAGCAGTGTGACAATTGCCATTTTCCCTTCCAGGCCAAGCACACGGAGCAGCACGAGGGTCGTCTGTACAACATCCCCCTGGAGGAGGTGAAGGCTGTGTTCCCCCATGGGCTGCCCTATCGCTTCCAGCAGCAGGTATTCCAGCTTGGAGGGAATGCACTCAgcttgcccagagcagctgtggctgcccctggatccctggaagtgtccaaggccaggctggatggggtttggaacAATGTGGGATAGTGGAAGGAGGTGGGATGTGATGGTCTTTAAAGtcccatccaaaccattccacaacTCTTGTGTGGGAAGAACCAGATCCATTTGAGACTGTGATGTTTTCCTGTTGGAATGAGAGGGAGCAGGAGTGCAGTTATTCCTGGCCCTTCCTGTTGTTTTCAACATCTAAAAGAGATGAGTCAACCACCCAGAGCAGCGGCAGAAGAGTTTGAGGTTTCCACCTCAGGCAACcttcactgcagtgtttttcaTCTCAAACATCCAAACACATAATGAACTGCAGAAATACTTTCCATGGCTATATTTCTGTGTGAAACAGGCTGTCTCACGAAATAAGTTTATATCTGCAACAAAACAATCTCGTCTCCTGATTTGTGTAGTGAGGcagatggagctgtgctggactCTGAATCAGGAACAGATTCCTTACCTGTGCATATCCAGGTCACTGAGTGGGATTCCTGGACAGGCCGGTCACCCATACCCCAGTCAGTGGGAACAGGGTGGAACAGCTGATCCAGAAAACCCTttccaggcacagggaggacaAGAAGATCTCCCACTGAGAGGAAGCAGCACTTGACCAaccctgtgtgtgctgctgggcagagagggcagagctgggggtgctgggagcctgcaggcagggatggagctgggctgggggcagctgtgctgggccagctTGTGGCAGCTTGGTGACATCTGCTCCTTTCTCAGATCCAGACCTTCAACGAGGCGCGTGTGATGGTGCGGAGGCCGGCGCTCGAGCTCCTCACTTACCTGAAGGGCTCCAACTTTGCCCACCCTGCTGTCAGATACGTGATCTGTATCCTTTAACTGGAGGGTAGAACGAGGAGAAACACAAGCAATTTGTGCAGGTGAGAGGGTGGTTGTGAGCCTGAGCTGGTTTAGTCTCCAGGAGGTGGtctgtgggcagtgcagggTCTCCAGGCACTTTGGGAAATGTTTGGATATCTTTATTCTAACTGATGGCACAGACCTACAAACAGAGTCAGCACACAGggctcctcagctctgctcactggggtggggcacagggagaaaaaaactctCTGGGTTTGCTGGATGAAGTGCCATCCTTGCTTTGACAAGCTCTGAACTCCCTTTATGGCCTTTCTGAAGGAATCACAGTCAAGTACGAACTGAAGTGGTTTTTCAGAGACTTTCCTTGACAGTCCTTGTTGGAGATGGTGAGAGAGGAACAGGGAAGACCATGACCCTGTGCCATGTGGTTCACTACTGCTcgaggcagggctggctggtgCTGCACATCCCGGATGGTGAGCAAACCAGGGCTCTGTACCACACCAAACACCAAAAGAAGCTGCTTCAGGAGCTGTTGGATAGCCCACCACAATCTGTCCTCGTTTTTCTGTAGTGGAGAAAGCTcatttaacaaaaaacccctcaaattaAGTAGAGCAGAGTTAGTTATTTTCACCTGCTCACATGTACTTTGGTTTTCTCCATTGACAATGAGCATGGGAAGAGATTGTTTGGGGTCTGTGAGCCCTcctctggagaagaaaaggctctgggtttccctaattgtggccttccaggacCTGATGGGGCTGCaataaaaatggagagagactattGACAAGGGagtggagggacaggacaagggggaatgtgttcccactgccagagggcaggtTAGATGGGATACAGGGAtaaaattcctccctgggagggtgggcaggccctggcacagggtgcccagaggagctgtggttGCTCCATCCCTTGCAgtctccaaggccaggctggctggggcttggagcaacctggggtatggaaggtgtccctgccaatggcagggggtgggactggttgatcttcaaggtccctcccaacccaaaccagtctgggattctgtgactttCCTTATCAGAACTGCAGCATAAGgacaagcaaaacaaacaccCCACCACCCCCACCTCATATCATTAttttgactaaaaaaaaaaaaagaaagaaaattcaaaacaacTCTCTTATTTTGCTCCCAGCTCatctctgggtgaagaactgCAAGGAGCTTTTGCAGTCTTCCTACAAGAAGGACCGGCTGGATCAGCCTCTGCAGGCCTCTGTCTGGCTCAAAAACTTCAAAAGTTCCAATGAACGTTTCCTGCAAGAGGTTTGTGGCTGCAGACCCCAcccactgccctgtgctggacCACAGGTGCTGTAGGAAAAGCACCTTTTCTTTGGGGATGGCTGGTGATGGTGGATACTTTTCCCAGATTCTGCAATccagctttgctttgccttATTTCATCCCCAGTCTAATCATAGTTTTCTTCCCACAgatcaaaacacaaaaaaaatacatgtggGGCAAACAAGAAAGCACAGAGGAGGGCAGACCTTTGGGAGAAGTGGTGGAGCAGGTAAGGAACAACCCACTGCTGCTGATGTGGTGAAAACCTTGTACCAAAGGATCCCATCACTGTGTTTTTGGGACAGATTGCTCCTAAACATCTCAGAGATGTGAGTCCTGGGAAATAGAAGGTGTCTCCTTCCTAACAAAAAATGTTGTGGAGGCTGTACAGAGAATTTGGACAGAAGACAAAGTTAGAATTTGAAATCCTCACGTTTGGATGATCACACTGCTCCTTGGAGAGGAACAGAGAGGTTCTTGACTGTCAGCTTGTCTTCCCCTGAGGAAAGGAAGCCCAAAAGTCCCCAGCATCACCCCTCAGCAAGAAAcacaggctgagctgtgtgccTTGTGCTCCCTGCAGGGTCTGGCCCGTGTCAGGAGCGCCAGTGATGCCATGGGGGTGGTGCTGAAGGAGATCAAGCAGCAGAGTCACCGCGGCTCCTTCCGGCTCCTGGTGGCCGTGGACGGCGTCAACGCGCTCTGGGGACGGACCTCGCTGAGGAAGGAGGACAAGAGCCCTGTGAGCATCATGCCTTTTTGGGCTACCTAAAAACAGGCCAGACAAAACTAAGGGAATTAAAAGCAGTTATATTTATTGTAGGGCCTTCAGGTACGTTTTGGGCAGATGAAGCCCCTCCAGGGAGTACACTCAAAAACTGGATGATGGCTCATGGGTTTTTACACTTTGGTCCATTTGCTTATTGGgggttaatcttccaattacagcttcaggtaatgaagttaTTTACCCCAAGTTTGCATCCCTcaactcacttttgtttcaCATCTCtcagggcctgaggcagtgaggtgcCCTTGATgcccaggcctggagaggaattgtgtCTGACCACagtgagaaagcagcagctcacactgtgtgtggagCTTAGAGTTAGACACCAAAGAACTGCAGGAttacaaatacatgaaaaatataaaagctaaaatcctaaggcatcatTCCTCCCCTCATCATtcccccagagctctgccctggagaCAGCCCTGATTCCTGCTGcaagagggagcagggaggggggtTGGTTCTGTTTTAGTTCTGTGGCAATCCCTGAAAAGGTTCATTTGGCTTTGGAAGGGCCTGAAAGGTTTGTACTGTTCTATAGACagtttttaatgatttttttactgTCTCTCCCTGAGACAGCAGCACAGGTGGGTGTTGTTGGGGAGGCAGGGCCTGGGTGTTGCTCAGTGCAGCATGACTCAGGCTCGATGCTGCAGGGCTaagggaaagcaaagaaaaaaaacgtGCCTGAAGGATACAAATGATCCTGCCAGCCTGATtggaaggaggggaggggaatTGGTGGCTCAGATAGAAGCTGCTGGCAATGAAAAAGTGATGCAGAAAATCTCCCCCAGGTTTCTCCAGAGGAGCTGACACTGGTGCACAACCTGCGCAAGATGGTGAGGAATGATTGGGTGAGTTCCAGGCTCTGCCTTTGGCTGTGTCACTCCAGCAATTAAAGCTGCCACAAGCCCAAAGCTACGagtgcagcactgctgaaggagagcacaggagcagcatcAATGTCTCATCAGTGTTTGTGACACCATGTGAGGAGAATGGGAACAGGTCAAATGTGTAGCAGCATTTCCTGATTCCTCTGCCAAGCTCCAGTGTGGGACACTGAGATGGAGGTGTTTGATAGCCCTTAGGACAGTTTgagttatgatttttttaaactaatgaGAACTTCTGGTTTCTGAACATTTTGGTGTAGGAGGTCAACTCcccctgctgctttttcagtccCTGGATGCTCAGAGTTAGAATGAGTAGGCTTCAGATTTAAAGGTACATaggaaattgctttttaaagtatttcacTTGTTTTCATAGAAAACCAGTTATAGGTAAGAAAAGATTTAATGCCAGCCCTGGAAACATGAGCTGGGTATTTTCCCTATGCTC contains the following coding sequences:
- the DAP3 gene encoding small ribosomal subunit protein mS29, translating into MAVKQLCLAQLQVTTNSTEAAAPPEELRKMLRSLQGLICRSLKLDRGCALHTAARDGLSSVSSQHVPAEKPRAVFHTSESDPAKHTEQHEGRLYNIPLEEVKAVFPHGLPYRFQQQIQTFNEARVMVRRPALELLTYLKGSNFAHPAVRYVIYGERGTGKTMTLCHVVHYCSRQGWLVLHIPDAHLWVKNCKELLQSSYKKDRLDQPLQASVWLKNFKSSNERFLQEIKTQKKYMWGKQESTEEGRPLGEVVEQGLARVRSASDAMGVVLKEIKQQSHRGSFRLLVAVDGVNALWGRTSLRKEDKSPVSPEELTLVHNLRKMVRNDWSGGAIVTTLSQTGSLFKPSSAYTPQELLGKEGFDTLDPFVPIPVPNYSPREFESCYGYYLERKWLQHEKAHTEDGKAELQFLSGSNPRQLDRLAGPL